Within the Candidatus Zixiibacteriota bacterium genome, the region AATATCGACAACCTGCGTTACATCAACGACGCCGACGATCGCCTCGAGAAGCTTCGGCAGAAAATCAGCTGACGGCAATACAATCATGAGCGGGATACTATTTTTAAAAACAGATAACCTCGACAAATTAACGCAGTTCTATACTGAAAGAATTGGATGTTCAATCTGGCTCAAGCAACCTGACTGCACCCTTTTTCAGCACGGCAACTTGATCTTCGGTTTCTGCCGGCGCGGGCAGATCGACAGCCAGGGCATGCTGACCTTCTTTTTTGACCAGCAGGAAGATGTGGATCGAATCTATGACGAACTAAACGACATTGCCACCGATAAGCCGGCCTTCAACGACAAGTATGGAATCTACCAGTTTTTCGCGAAGGATCCCGAGGGACGGATGCTCGAATTCCAATGGTTTGCTGATTTTGCAACCCGCTTTAAAAGCGGTTCCGATTTGCTTCTGACACGCCGCAGTGTGCGAAAATACAAACCGGACATTGTGGCCGATGATACCCTCGAGCAGTTATTCGAGCTGTGCCGTTACGCTCCCACCTCACGCAACAGTCAATCTTACTATTTCAGAATAATTCGTCAAAAAGAACTGCTCCAGAAACTATCCGAAGTCCGCGGTAAGAGCAGTTCATCTATTGCCAACGCCCCAATGGCAGTGGCGATCTGTTCTGACCCCGTCCTGTCCAAACGACATGTCCAAGACGGCTGTATCGCCGCCTATCACTTTGCGCTTTCGGCCTGGTGGCTGGGACTGGGAACCTGCTGGATTGCCGCCATGGATCGCGAGGATGTCAAGGATATGCTGGACATACAGCAGAAGGATTACGTGGCCACGGTTACCCCGCTGGGATACCCGGAGAAACCGTTCAAAGAAGCTCCCGAACGGAAACCGGCCGGTTATTTTTTGCGCTGAGATCTATTCTTCGTAATTGAACTCTTCCGCCAGCATGGAATAAACGAGATCATCATAGAGCCTGCCTCGAAACTCATGATGTTTGCGCAGACGGCCATCCTGCTTGAACCCGAAGTTCTCGAGCAAACTTACCGAGGGCTGATTGAACTCGGCGGTTTGGGCAATGACCTTGTTCAATCCTAATTCATTGAACAGGTAATCCAGAAGCG harbors:
- a CDS encoding nitroreductase, giving the protein ISTTCVTSTTPTIASRSFGRKSADGNTIMSGILFLKTDNLDKLTQFYTERIGCSIWLKQPDCTLFQHGNLIFGFCRRGQIDSQGMLTFFFDQQEDVDRIYDELNDIATDKPAFNDKYGIYQFFAKDPEGRMLEFQWFADFATRFKSGSDLLLTRRSVRKYKPDIVADDTLEQLFELCRYAPTSRNSQSYYFRIIRQKELLQKLSEVRGKSSSSIANAPMAVAICSDPVLSKRHVQDGCIAAYHFALSAWWLGLGTCWIAAMDREDVKDMLDIQQKDYVATVTPLGYPEKPFKEAPERKPAGYFLR